A single window of Actinoallomurus bryophytorum DNA harbors:
- a CDS encoding sugar ABC transporter substrate-binding protein, whose amino-acid sequence MKRKVIATALAGLLALSACSSSGGKKADDQATKALGGGGPRIKIAMVTHSAPGDAFWDIVQKGAKSASAKDNVQFLYAADPDGGKQAQLVQTYIDQHVDGIIVTLAKPDALKDVVAKAVAAKIPVVTINSGAEDSAKFGAIAHFGQDESIAGQAAGEQLNKAGVKKAVCLIHEQGNVGLEARCAGAKKTFSGDLQNLFVQGANMPQVKSAVTAKLQADKGIDGILALNAQVALTASDAAKDAGSKAKVATFDMNKDLVTAIKDGRIQFAVDQQPYLQGYEAVDELWLYKNNGDVIGGGQPVLTGPAIVDKSNADTVAPYADRGTR is encoded by the coding sequence ATGAAGCGAAAGGTGATCGCCACGGCCTTGGCGGGGCTGCTGGCACTGAGCGCGTGCAGCAGCTCGGGCGGGAAGAAGGCCGACGACCAGGCGACCAAGGCGCTGGGCGGCGGCGGCCCCCGGATCAAGATCGCCATGGTCACGCACTCCGCCCCGGGCGACGCGTTCTGGGACATCGTGCAGAAGGGGGCCAAGTCCGCCTCCGCCAAGGACAACGTCCAGTTCCTGTACGCCGCGGACCCCGACGGCGGCAAGCAGGCCCAGCTGGTCCAGACCTACATCGACCAGCACGTCGACGGCATCATCGTCACGCTGGCCAAGCCGGACGCCCTCAAGGACGTCGTCGCCAAGGCCGTCGCGGCCAAGATCCCCGTCGTGACGATCAACTCCGGCGCCGAGGACTCGGCCAAGTTCGGCGCGATCGCGCACTTCGGCCAGGACGAGAGCATCGCCGGCCAGGCGGCCGGCGAGCAGCTCAACAAGGCCGGCGTCAAGAAGGCCGTCTGCCTGATCCACGAACAGGGCAACGTCGGTCTCGAGGCGCGCTGCGCGGGTGCGAAGAAGACCTTCTCCGGCGACCTGCAGAACCTCTTCGTGCAGGGCGCGAACATGCCGCAGGTCAAGTCGGCGGTCACCGCCAAGCTCCAGGCCGACAAGGGCATCGACGGCATCCTGGCGCTCAACGCCCAGGTCGCCCTCACCGCCTCCGACGCCGCCAAGGACGCGGGGAGCAAGGCCAAGGTCGCCACGTTCGACATGAACAAGGACCTGGTCACCGCGATCAAGGACGGCCGCATCCAGTTCGCCGTCGACCAGCAGCCCTACCTCCAGGGCTACGAGGCCGTCGACGAGCTGTGGCTGTACAAGAACAACGGGGACGTCATCGGCGGCGGGCAGCCCGTCCTCACCGGGCCGGCGATCGTCGACAAGTCCAACGCGGACACCGTGGCGCCGTACGCGGACCGAGGCACTCGATAG
- the iolB gene encoding 5-deoxy-glucuronate isomerase, with protein sequence MSKHHLPQGSTAAGPYGLVVTPESAGWAYSGLRTLDLDGEHVFSTGDEEMLVLPLGGSCAVECDGETFELTGREDVFSRVTDFAYVPRDATVRVRGSGRFALPSARCEARLNPRYGPAGDVPVELRGAGVASRQVNNFCTPEAFPHADKLIACEVLTPGGCWSSYPPHKHDEERPGECVLEEIYYFEVAGGGMAYQRVYGTEERPIDVLAEVRTGDVVTIPHGWHGPSMATPGYDLYYLNVMAGPSPERAWLICDDPAHGWIRQTWDGQETDPRLPLTSAAEQR encoded by the coding sequence GTGAGCAAGCACCATCTGCCCCAGGGGAGCACGGCGGCCGGCCCGTACGGCCTGGTCGTCACCCCGGAGAGCGCGGGCTGGGCCTACTCCGGGCTGCGCACCCTGGACCTCGATGGCGAGCACGTCTTCTCGACCGGCGACGAGGAGATGCTCGTGCTGCCGCTCGGCGGGAGCTGCGCGGTCGAGTGCGACGGCGAGACCTTCGAGCTCACCGGGCGCGAGGATGTGTTCTCCCGCGTCACCGACTTCGCGTACGTGCCGCGTGACGCCACCGTACGGGTGCGGGGGAGTGGCCGGTTCGCGCTCCCCTCGGCGCGGTGCGAGGCCCGGCTGAACCCGAGGTACGGCCCGGCCGGGGACGTGCCCGTCGAGCTGCGGGGGGCGGGCGTCGCCAGCCGCCAGGTGAACAACTTCTGCACCCCTGAGGCGTTCCCGCACGCCGACAAGCTGATCGCGTGCGAGGTGCTGACCCCGGGGGGCTGCTGGTCCTCCTACCCGCCGCACAAGCACGACGAGGAACGCCCCGGCGAGTGCGTCCTGGAGGAGATCTACTACTTCGAGGTGGCCGGCGGGGGCATGGCCTACCAGCGGGTGTACGGGACCGAGGAGCGGCCGATCGACGTGCTCGCCGAGGTGCGCACCGGCGACGTCGTGACGATCCCGCACGGCTGGCACGGCCCCTCGATGGCCACGCCGGGCTATGACCTGTACTACCTGAACGTCATGGCCGGTCCGTCCCCGGAGCGTGCGTGGCTGATCTGCGACGACCCCGCGCACGGGTGGATCCGGCAGACCTGGGACGGTCAGGAGACCGACCCCCGCCTTCCCCTCACCTCGGCAGCGGAGCAACGATGA
- the iolD gene encoding 3D-(3,5/4)-trihydroxycyclohexane-1,2-dione acylhydrolase (decyclizing) has product MRLTTGQATVRFLANQWSERDGVEQRFFAGCLGIFGHGNVAGIGEALLEATKEEGAAELPYYMARNEQGMVHTAVGFARAHDRLRTFACTTSIGPGATNMVTGAALATVNRIPVLLLPGDIFATRAANPVLQELEDPRSYDVSVNDAFKPVSRFWDRINRPEQLPSSLLAAMRVLTDPAETGAVTLALPQDVQAEAYDWPEELFARRVWHVARPMPELAALERAAEVIRGAERPLIVAGGGVIYARATGELRAFAEETGIPVGETQAGKGALPWDHPQAAGAIGATGTTAANALAREADVVIGIGTRYSDFTTASRSLFGRARFVNLNVAGFDSAKHAATALTADARTGLAGLRGALDGWSVPPAYRSETRERVAGWNALVDEAFRASAEGLPGQAEVLGIVGEVAQARDVVVCAAGSMPGDLHKLWRPRDPKSYHVEYGYSCMGYEIAGGLGVKMALDESDDPGRQVFVMVGDGSYLMMSSELVTAVQEGVKLVVVLVQNHGYASIGNLSESVGAQRFGTRYRYRTPGGLDGDVLPVDLAANAASLGAQVLTARTATEFREALVAARAASVTTVVHVETDPLRQAPDGEAWWDVPVAEVSGLDTVREARARYEKDKQAQRFYL; this is encoded by the coding sequence ATGAGGCTCACCACCGGACAGGCGACCGTCCGCTTTCTCGCGAACCAGTGGTCCGAACGCGACGGCGTGGAACAGCGCTTCTTCGCCGGCTGCCTGGGCATCTTCGGGCACGGCAACGTCGCCGGGATCGGCGAGGCACTGCTGGAGGCCACAAAAGAAGAGGGCGCCGCCGAGCTTCCTTATTACATGGCACGCAACGAGCAGGGGATGGTGCACACCGCCGTCGGGTTCGCGCGGGCGCACGACCGGCTGCGGACGTTCGCCTGCACGACCTCCATCGGGCCGGGCGCGACCAACATGGTCACCGGCGCCGCCCTGGCGACCGTCAACCGGATCCCGGTGCTGCTGCTGCCCGGCGACATCTTCGCCACCCGCGCCGCCAACCCGGTACTGCAGGAGCTGGAGGACCCGCGCTCGTACGACGTGTCCGTCAACGACGCGTTCAAGCCGGTGTCGAGGTTCTGGGACCGGATCAACCGCCCCGAACAGCTCCCCTCTTCGCTGCTGGCCGCGATGCGGGTGCTCACCGATCCTGCCGAGACCGGCGCGGTGACCCTCGCCCTCCCGCAGGACGTGCAGGCCGAGGCGTACGACTGGCCGGAGGAGCTGTTCGCCCGCCGCGTCTGGCACGTCGCGCGGCCGATGCCCGAGCTCGCCGCCCTGGAGCGGGCCGCCGAGGTGATCCGCGGGGCCGAGCGCCCGCTCATCGTCGCGGGCGGCGGCGTGATCTACGCCCGCGCCACCGGCGAGCTCCGTGCCTTCGCCGAGGAGACCGGCATCCCGGTGGGGGAGACCCAGGCCGGGAAGGGGGCGCTGCCGTGGGACCACCCGCAGGCAGCGGGCGCGATCGGCGCCACCGGCACCACGGCCGCGAACGCCCTGGCGCGTGAGGCCGACGTCGTCATCGGGATCGGCACCCGCTACAGCGACTTCACCACGGCCTCGCGCAGCCTGTTCGGCCGTGCGCGGTTCGTCAACCTCAACGTGGCCGGGTTCGACTCGGCCAAGCACGCGGCCACCGCGCTGACCGCCGACGCGCGTACCGGCCTGGCCGGTCTGCGCGGCGCCCTGGACGGCTGGTCGGTGCCGCCGGCTTACCGTTCGGAGACCCGCGAGCGGGTGGCCGGATGGAACGCGCTCGTGGACGAGGCGTTCCGCGCCTCCGCCGAGGGCCTGCCCGGCCAGGCCGAGGTCCTCGGCATCGTCGGCGAGGTCGCGCAGGCGCGTGACGTGGTGGTGTGCGCCGCCGGCTCCATGCCGGGTGACCTGCACAAACTATGGCGACCGCGGGATCCGAAGAGCTACCACGTCGAGTACGGTTACTCATGCATGGGGTACGAGATCGCCGGCGGGCTGGGCGTCAAGATGGCTCTGGACGAGAGCGACGACCCGGGCCGCCAGGTGTTCGTCATGGTCGGCGACGGCTCCTATCTCATGATGTCCAGCGAGCTGGTCACCGCCGTGCAGGAGGGCGTCAAGCTCGTCGTGGTCCTCGTGCAGAACCACGGCTACGCCTCGATCGGCAACCTGTCCGAGTCGGTGGGCGCGCAGCGGTTCGGCACGCGTTACCGCTACCGGACCCCCGGCGGCCTGGACGGTGACGTGCTCCCCGTCGACCTCGCCGCCAACGCCGCCAGCCTCGGCGCCCAGGTGCTCACCGCGCGTACCGCCACCGAGTTCCGCGAAGCGCTCGTGGCCGCACGCGCCGCGTCCGTCACCACGGTCGTCCACGTCGAGACCGATCCGCTGCGGCAGGCGCCGGACGGCGAGGCGTGGTGGGATGTCCCGGTCGCCGAGGTCTCCGGGCTGGACACCGTACGCGAGGCCCGCGCGCGCTACGAGAAGGACAAACAGGCACAGCGCTTCTATTTGTAG
- a CDS encoding TIM barrel protein, which translates to MRIAGAPISWGVCEVPGWGHQLDPDRVLAEMRDAGLAATEFGPEGFLPADPGERSALLKSYGLGAVGGFVPVVLHDPSIDPLPYVRRALAGFGDAGTLVLAAATGLDGYDERPALTGDGWRTLLTNLDRIAAYAAGAGVLATLHPHVGTVVEGPEEVDRVLAGSHIPLCLDTGHLLIGGTDPLALARRAPDRIAHVHLKDVDAATAVRVRAGEVTYTEAVREGIYRPLGAGDIDIPGIVGALTTAGYTGWYVMEQDTILGADPRPGAGPVGDVLRSVAFMEKVASA; encoded by the coding sequence GTGAGGATCGCGGGGGCGCCGATCTCCTGGGGCGTGTGCGAGGTTCCGGGCTGGGGCCACCAGCTGGATCCGGACCGGGTGCTCGCCGAGATGCGCGACGCGGGTCTGGCCGCGACGGAGTTCGGCCCCGAGGGATTCCTGCCGGCCGACCCGGGGGAGCGGTCCGCGCTCCTGAAGTCCTACGGGCTGGGCGCGGTCGGCGGCTTCGTCCCGGTGGTCCTGCACGACCCGTCCATCGACCCGCTCCCGTACGTACGGCGAGCCCTCGCCGGGTTCGGCGACGCCGGGACGCTCGTACTCGCGGCGGCCACCGGCCTGGACGGCTACGACGAGCGGCCCGCCCTGACCGGCGACGGCTGGCGGACCCTGCTGACCAACCTCGACCGCATCGCCGCGTACGCCGCCGGGGCGGGCGTGCTCGCGACCCTGCACCCGCACGTCGGCACGGTCGTGGAGGGGCCCGAGGAGGTCGACCGGGTCCTGGCCGGCTCACACATCCCGCTGTGCCTGGACACCGGGCACCTGCTCATCGGCGGCACCGACCCGCTGGCCCTGGCGCGCAGGGCGCCGGACCGGATCGCGCACGTCCATCTCAAGGACGTCGACGCGGCCACGGCCGTCCGGGTACGGGCCGGTGAGGTGACCTACACCGAGGCCGTACGCGAGGGCATCTACCGTCCGCTCGGCGCGGGCGACATCGACATCCCCGGCATCGTCGGCGCGCTGACCACCGCGGGCTACACGGGCTGGTACGTCATGGAGCAGGACACGATCCTCGGCGCCGACCCACGGCCGGGCGCCGGACCCGTCGGCGACGTCCTGCGCAGCGTCGCGTTCATGGAGAAGGTGGCTTCGGCGTGA
- a CDS encoding TetR/AcrR family transcriptional regulator, translating to MSQARTYHSPRRELGAAATRRDLIAAARRLFARNGYAQVTVADIAREAGTAVKTVYASVGGKAEILREILEGALQDSGAEETIAQVRAASDAATCLALLAHGTRLGNESQGETLAILNSAMHVHQGAEALWERIATAYRAALRRAAEHLDDLGCLPAGMTADRYTDLLWFCFGPQAWRVLVGDCHWTWDEAETRLAATATTLLVTA from the coding sequence ATGTCCCAAGCCCGGACCTACCACTCGCCGCGCCGGGAGCTCGGTGCCGCGGCCACACGACGGGACCTCATCGCGGCGGCCCGGCGGCTGTTCGCGCGCAACGGGTACGCCCAGGTCACCGTCGCCGACATCGCCCGCGAAGCGGGAACGGCGGTCAAGACCGTCTACGCGAGCGTCGGCGGCAAGGCGGAGATCCTGCGGGAGATTCTCGAGGGGGCCCTCCAGGATTCGGGCGCCGAGGAGACGATCGCCCAGGTACGGGCCGCCTCCGACGCTGCCACCTGCCTGGCCCTGCTCGCACACGGGACACGCCTCGGCAACGAGAGCCAGGGCGAGACCCTCGCCATCCTCAACAGCGCGATGCACGTCCACCAGGGCGCCGAGGCACTCTGGGAGCGGATCGCGACGGCCTACCGCGCCGCGCTGCGCCGCGCCGCCGAGCACCTCGACGACCTCGGGTGCCTCCCGGCGGGCATGACGGCCGACCGGTACACCGACCTGCTGTGGTTCTGCTTCGGCCCCCAGGCCTGGCGGGTGCTCGTCGGCGACTGCCACTGGACCTGGGACGAGGCCGAGACCCGGCTCGCCGCCACGGCCACGACCCTGCTCGTCACGGCCTAA
- a CDS encoding ATP-binding cassette domain-containing protein — MSEASEPLVQLEGVGKRYGNVIALRDITLEVAAGEITCVLGDNGAGKSTLIKIVAGLHKHDEGVFRVEGEEVSFGSPREALEHGIATVYQDLAVVPLMPVWRNFFLGSEKRTGVGPFKRLDIGFMRATAKKELLDMGIDLRDVDQPIGTLSGGERQCVAISRAVYFGAKVLILDEPTAALGVKQAGVVLRYIAQARERGLGVIFISHNPHHAYPVGDRFLLLKRGRSIGYYTNEEISLAELTAQMAGGAELDELAHELESAGVKGAPELREEARDLGISE, encoded by the coding sequence ATGAGTGAAGCTTCGGAGCCACTCGTCCAGTTGGAGGGCGTCGGCAAGCGGTACGGCAACGTGATCGCGCTGCGCGACATCACCCTTGAGGTCGCCGCCGGCGAGATCACCTGCGTGCTCGGCGACAACGGCGCGGGCAAGTCCACGCTCATCAAGATCGTCGCCGGCCTGCACAAGCACGACGAGGGTGTGTTCCGTGTCGAGGGCGAGGAGGTCTCCTTCGGATCGCCCCGCGAGGCGCTGGAGCACGGCATCGCCACGGTCTACCAGGATCTGGCGGTCGTGCCGCTGATGCCGGTATGGCGCAACTTCTTCCTGGGTTCGGAGAAGCGCACGGGCGTGGGGCCGTTCAAGCGGCTCGACATCGGCTTCATGCGCGCGACCGCCAAGAAGGAACTCCTGGACATGGGGATCGACCTGCGCGACGTCGACCAGCCCATCGGCACCCTGTCCGGCGGCGAGCGCCAGTGCGTCGCGATCTCCCGCGCCGTCTACTTCGGCGCGAAGGTCCTGATCCTGGACGAGCCCACCGCCGCGCTGGGGGTCAAGCAGGCAGGCGTCGTACTGCGCTACATCGCCCAGGCGCGCGAGCGGGGCCTCGGTGTCATCTTCATCTCCCACAACCCCCACCACGCGTACCCGGTGGGGGACCGGTTCCTGCTCCTCAAGCGCGGCCGCAGCATCGGTTACTACACCAACGAAGAGATCTCGCTCGCCGAGCTGACCGCCCAGATGGCGGGCGGCGCGGAACTGGACGAACTGGCGCACGAGCTGGAGAGCGCGGGAGTCAAGGGCGCCCCGGAGCTCCGCGAGGAGGCCCGCGACCTCGGCATCTCCGAATGA
- the iolC gene encoding 5-dehydro-2-deoxygluconokinase, whose product MGRVSVDVYPLQIGVRLEDVTSFGKYLGGSPTNVAVAAARHGRNAAVITRTGDDPFGRFVHQALRGYGVDDRFVTAVPGLPTPLAFCEIFPPDDFPLYFYRYPKAPDMEIRGDELDLDAIREAKVFWATVTGLSDEPSRSATLAALAAHDGTTVLDLDYRPMFWESPEAARHWVDKALDHVTVAVGNQEECAVAVGESDPRRAAEALRDRGVRLAVVKQGPKGVLAADDEGVVEAPPVQVEVVNGLGAGDAFGGALCHGLLAGWDAGRMIRFAGAAGAIVASNIACSDAMPTTAEVEALLSERAEDS is encoded by the coding sequence ATGGGACGGGTGAGTGTCGACGTCTACCCGCTGCAGATCGGGGTGCGGCTCGAGGACGTCACCTCGTTCGGGAAGTACCTCGGCGGCAGCCCGACCAACGTCGCGGTCGCCGCGGCGCGCCACGGCCGGAACGCCGCCGTGATCACGCGGACCGGCGACGACCCGTTCGGGCGCTTCGTCCACCAGGCCCTGCGCGGGTACGGCGTGGACGACCGTTTCGTCACCGCCGTACCCGGGCTGCCCACACCGCTGGCCTTCTGTGAGATATTCCCCCCGGACGACTTCCCGTTGTACTTCTACCGGTATCCGAAGGCCCCTGACATGGAGATACGTGGCGACGAGCTCGACCTCGACGCCATACGGGAGGCGAAGGTCTTCTGGGCGACGGTGACCGGCCTGTCCGATGAGCCCAGCCGCTCGGCCACGCTCGCGGCGCTGGCGGCCCACGACGGGACCACCGTCCTGGACCTGGACTACCGGCCGATGTTCTGGGAGTCGCCGGAGGCCGCGCGGCACTGGGTGGACAAGGCGCTCGACCACGTCACCGTCGCGGTCGGCAACCAGGAGGAGTGCGCGGTGGCGGTGGGGGAGAGCGATCCACGCCGCGCGGCGGAGGCACTGCGGGACCGCGGCGTACGGCTCGCCGTCGTCAAGCAGGGACCCAAGGGCGTGCTGGCCGCCGACGATGAGGGTGTCGTCGAGGCGCCGCCGGTCCAGGTGGAGGTCGTCAACGGGCTCGGCGCGGGCGACGCGTTCGGCGGCGCGCTCTGCCACGGTCTGCTGGCCGGCTGGGACGCCGGCCGCATGATCCGGTTCGCGGGCGCGGCCGGCGCGATCGTCGCCTCGAACATCGCCTGTTCGGACGCGATGCCGACCACCGCGGAGGTCGAGGCACTTCTCTCCGAGCGCGCGGAGGACTCGTGA
- a CDS encoding Gfo/Idh/MocA family protein encodes MRIGLAGAGRIGARHAETLRDLPEVESVVIADVDAGRARALAGKHAARAASTVDELFASGLDGLVVAAATDAHAELVTRAVESGMPVFCEKPVAPDIVGTLQVMAAVQRAGSPVQIGFQRRFDAGHVAVRDAVATGRLGWLHTVRSCTLDPAPPPAGYIPVSGGIFRDCAVHDIDAVRFVTGRDVVQVVAVGANKGEDYFAESGDVDTGAALLTLDDGTIAIICETRYNAAGYDVRLEALGAKDSLVAGLNEHTPLTLADGDLLEDGTPYTGFLERFSDAYAAEMRVFLQVVDGRADSPCPPKEALEAFYVAEACERSRREARAVTIEEVRK; translated from the coding sequence ATGAGAATCGGGCTCGCCGGAGCCGGGCGCATCGGGGCCCGGCACGCCGAAACCCTGCGTGACCTGCCCGAAGTCGAGTCAGTGGTGATCGCCGACGTCGATGCGGGCCGGGCGCGGGCGCTCGCGGGCAAGCATGCGGCGCGGGCGGCGAGCACCGTGGACGAGCTCTTCGCCTCCGGCCTGGACGGGCTCGTCGTGGCCGCCGCGACGGACGCCCACGCGGAGCTGGTGACGCGCGCGGTGGAGTCCGGGATGCCGGTGTTCTGCGAGAAGCCCGTTGCGCCGGACATCGTTGGAACGCTCCAAGTCATGGCGGCGGTCCAACGCGCCGGCTCACCGGTCCAGATCGGCTTCCAGCGCCGCTTCGACGCGGGACACGTCGCGGTGCGGGACGCCGTGGCGACGGGCCGGCTCGGCTGGCTCCACACGGTCCGCTCCTGCACGCTCGACCCGGCACCGCCGCCGGCCGGCTACATCCCGGTGTCCGGCGGCATCTTCCGCGACTGCGCGGTGCACGACATCGACGCCGTGCGGTTCGTGACCGGCCGCGACGTCGTCCAGGTCGTGGCGGTCGGCGCCAACAAGGGCGAGGACTACTTCGCCGAGAGCGGCGACGTCGACACGGGCGCCGCCCTCCTCACCCTCGATGACGGCACGATCGCCATCATCTGCGAGACGCGCTACAACGCCGCCGGCTACGACGTACGGCTGGAGGCGCTGGGCGCCAAGGACAGCCTGGTCGCGGGCCTGAACGAGCACACACCGCTCACCCTGGCCGACGGCGACCTGCTGGAGGACGGCACCCCCTACACCGGCTTCCTCGAACGCTTCAGCGACGCGTACGCCGCCGAGATGCGCGTCTTCCTCCAGGTCGTGGACGGGCGGGCGGACAGCCCGTGCCCGCCCAAGGAGGCGCTCGAGGCGTTCTACGTCGCCGAGGCGTGCGAACGATCCCGCCGCGAGGCACGTGCCGTGACGATCGAGGAGGTCCGCAAGTGA
- a CDS encoding Cgl0159 family (beta/alpha)8-fold protein produces MSGPFAERLGGLTGIRANRPKAVAEAAARRVRRSALLGPSGRLMIIAADHPARGALAVGDRPLAMADRTELLRRLCVALERPGVDGVLGTPDVIEDLLLLGVLDDKVVIGSMNRGGVSGAAFEIDDRFTAYDPAAIAGQGLDGGKMLLRIDDDDPATVRTLESCANAVTGLARQGLMAMVEPFVSRRAGGRVRNVLTADAMTRAVAIASGLGATSAYTWLKVPVVEEMERVMAASTLPALLLGGEVSADQDTALAGWRKALSLPSVMGLVAGRTLLYPPGDDVAAAVDAAVEVMT; encoded by the coding sequence GTGAGCGGCCCGTTCGCCGAGCGGCTCGGCGGCCTGACCGGGATCCGCGCGAACCGTCCCAAGGCCGTCGCGGAGGCCGCGGCCCGGCGGGTCCGGCGGTCCGCGCTACTCGGCCCGTCCGGCCGGCTGATGATCATCGCGGCGGACCATCCGGCACGTGGCGCGCTCGCCGTCGGCGACCGCCCGCTCGCCATGGCCGACCGTACCGAGCTGCTCCGCCGGCTGTGCGTGGCGCTGGAGCGGCCGGGGGTCGACGGCGTGCTGGGCACCCCGGACGTCATCGAGGACCTGCTGCTGCTCGGCGTCCTGGACGACAAGGTCGTCATCGGCTCGATGAACCGCGGCGGCGTGTCCGGCGCCGCGTTCGAGATCGACGACCGGTTCACCGCCTATGACCCGGCCGCCATCGCCGGGCAGGGCCTGGACGGCGGGAAGATGCTGCTGCGCATCGACGATGACGACCCGGCCACCGTGCGCACGCTGGAGAGCTGCGCGAACGCCGTGACCGGGCTGGCCCGGCAGGGGCTGATGGCGATGGTCGAGCCGTTCGTCTCCCGGCGCGCCGGCGGACGGGTGCGCAACGTCCTGACCGCGGACGCCATGACGCGTGCCGTCGCGATCGCCTCCGGGCTCGGCGCGACCTCGGCGTACACCTGGCTGAAGGTGCCCGTCGTGGAGGAGATGGAACGCGTGATGGCGGCGTCCACCCTGCCCGCGCTGCTGCTCGGCGGTGAGGTCTCCGCCGACCAGGACACCGCGCTGGCGGGCTGGCGCAAGGCCCTGTCGCTGCCCAGCGTGATGGGTCTCGTGGCCGGCCGCACCCTGCTGTATCCCCCAGGAGACGACGTCGCGGCCGCCGTGGACGCGGCGGTGGAGGTCATGACGTGA
- a CDS encoding ABC transporter permease, translating to MSQTIAPPAPADERLAARSAFRKLLGRPEIGALVGAIVLFVFFSLVADAFLRASSFSTVLYSSASMGIMAVSVSLLMIGGEFDLSAGVMVTSSALIASMFSYQLTLNVWAGVAISLVVTLALGFLNGLLYVKTGLPSFIITLGTFFMLAGLNLGFTKLITHNVATPSIEDMDGFSQARAVFARNFTVGGVQVNITVLWWIVFVAIATWLLLRTRSGNWIFAVGGSASSARAVGVPVTRTKIALFMGVSFTAWFYGMHILFNFKSVQSGEGVGNEFFYIICAVVGGCLLTGGYGSAIGAAIGAFIWGMTSNGIVYAEWNPDWFKFFLGAMLLAATVVNLVVRRRAEAGK from the coding sequence GTGAGTCAGACCATCGCACCACCCGCGCCGGCGGACGAACGTCTCGCCGCGCGGTCGGCGTTCCGCAAGCTGCTGGGCCGCCCCGAGATCGGCGCGCTCGTCGGCGCCATCGTCCTGTTCGTCTTCTTCTCCCTGGTCGCCGACGCCTTCCTGCGCGCGTCGTCGTTCTCCACGGTCCTGTACTCCAGCGCGTCGATGGGCATCATGGCCGTGTCGGTGTCGCTGCTGATGATCGGCGGGGAGTTCGACCTGTCCGCGGGGGTGATGGTCACCTCCTCGGCGCTGATCGCGTCGATGTTCAGCTACCAGCTCACCCTCAACGTCTGGGCGGGCGTCGCGATCTCCCTCGTGGTGACCCTCGCGCTGGGCTTCCTCAACGGCCTGCTGTACGTCAAGACCGGGCTGCCGAGCTTCATCATCACCCTCGGCACGTTCTTCATGCTGGCGGGCCTGAACCTCGGCTTCACCAAGCTCATCACGCACAACGTCGCCACGCCCTCGATCGAGGACATGGACGGTTTCTCCCAGGCGCGTGCGGTGTTCGCGCGCAACTTCACGGTCGGCGGCGTGCAGGTCAACATCACGGTGCTGTGGTGGATCGTGTTCGTGGCCATCGCCACCTGGCTGCTGCTGCGTACGCGGTCCGGCAACTGGATCTTCGCGGTGGGCGGGTCGGCCTCCAGTGCACGCGCGGTGGGCGTCCCGGTCACGCGTACGAAGATCGCCCTGTTCATGGGCGTGTCCTTCACGGCGTGGTTCTACGGGATGCACATCCTGTTCAACTTCAAGTCGGTGCAGTCCGGTGAGGGCGTCGGCAACGAGTTCTTCTACATCATCTGCGCGGTCGTCGGCGGCTGCCTGCTGACCGGCGGGTACGGCTCGGCGATCGGCGCGGCCATCGGCGCGTTCATCTGGGGCATGACGAGCAACGGCATCGTCTACGCCGAGTGGAACCCCGACTGGTTCAAGTTCTTCCTGGGCGCGATGCTGCTCGCCGCCACCGTCGTGAACCTGGTCGTACGGCGCCGAGCGGAGGCAGGAAAATGA